A single Crateriforma conspicua DNA region contains:
- a CDS encoding acyl-CoA carboxylase subunit beta, translated as MAIEKSLLEQLKERRDQRLVGGGKERIAKIHAKGSITARERFDGLFDDGTFQEWGLHVEHNCHDFGMEKKFMPGDGVITGVGQVDGRPVAGFSQDFTVGGGALGQRHSQKICDVMDYAANCGLPFVAINDSGGARIQEGVDALSGYGQVFYRNVELSGLVPQIAVIAGSCAGGAAYSPALMDFLIMTRKNASMFICGPQVIKAATGVDTTMDEIGSAAANAAISGNVHFVAEDDQHALELVQELLSYLPSNNLDNPPHHPIEDISMVPDTSIDDLVPADAKGALDMEAVIQRIVDDGRFLQVHQEFAKNILVGFARIDGVVVGIIANQPMVKAGTIDIDASDKASRFIRFCNAFNIPLVTLVDVPGFLPGVQQEQGGIIRHGAKMLFAYCAATVPKITVITRKAYGGAYLAMCSRDMRADVVFAWPTAEIAVMGAEGAINVLYRRELEAAEDKQAKRAELVKEYHDRFASPYMAASRGMITDIIQPSMTRASISLALRNTLRKSETRPPKKHGLIPL; from the coding sequence ATGGCTATCGAAAAGTCACTGTTAGAACAGTTGAAAGAACGTCGCGATCAGCGGCTGGTGGGCGGCGGTAAAGAACGCATTGCCAAGATCCACGCCAAAGGCAGCATCACGGCGAGGGAACGATTTGACGGACTGTTTGACGACGGCACCTTTCAAGAATGGGGTCTGCACGTCGAACACAACTGCCATGACTTCGGCATGGAAAAGAAATTCATGCCCGGCGATGGTGTGATCACCGGCGTCGGACAGGTCGATGGACGTCCCGTTGCGGGATTCAGCCAAGACTTCACCGTCGGCGGCGGTGCACTGGGACAACGACATTCGCAAAAGATTTGCGACGTGATGGACTATGCCGCCAATTGCGGATTGCCCTTCGTCGCGATCAACGATTCGGGCGGGGCCCGGATCCAAGAAGGGGTCGATGCCCTCAGCGGGTACGGCCAAGTCTTCTATCGAAACGTCGAACTGTCGGGACTGGTCCCTCAGATCGCCGTCATCGCCGGCAGCTGTGCCGGCGGCGCCGCCTATTCACCGGCGTTGATGGACTTTTTGATCATGACTCGTAAGAACGCGAGCATGTTCATTTGCGGTCCTCAGGTGATCAAAGCCGCGACCGGCGTGGACACCACGATGGACGAAATCGGCAGCGCCGCGGCAAACGCAGCGATCAGCGGCAACGTGCACTTTGTGGCCGAGGATGATCAACACGCTCTGGAATTGGTCCAGGAACTGTTGTCCTACTTGCCATCAAACAACTTGGACAACCCGCCCCACCATCCGATCGAAGACATCAGCATGGTGCCCGATACGTCGATCGACGATCTGGTGCCCGCCGACGCCAAAGGCGCGTTGGACATGGAAGCGGTGATCCAACGCATCGTTGATGACGGACGCTTCCTGCAAGTTCATCAAGAATTCGCAAAGAACATCCTGGTGGGCTTCGCAAGGATCGACGGCGTCGTCGTCGGGATCATCGCCAACCAACCGATGGTCAAGGCGGGAACGATCGACATCGATGCCTCGGACAAGGCGTCACGTTTCATTCGATTCTGCAATGCCTTCAATATCCCGTTGGTCACCTTGGTCGACGTTCCCGGTTTCTTGCCCGGCGTGCAACAGGAACAGGGCGGCATCATCCGCCACGGCGCTAAAATGCTGTTCGCCTACTGCGCTGCGACGGTCCCCAAAATCACGGTGATCACCCGCAAAGCCTATGGCGGTGCCTATTTGGCGATGTGCAGTCGCGACATGCGGGCCGACGTCGTATTCGCATGGCCGACCGCCGAGATCGCAGTGATGGGGGCCGAAGGAGCCATCAACGTTTTGTACCGCCGCGAATTGGAAGCGGCCGAAGACAAACAGGCCAAACGGGCCGAATTGGTCAAGGAATACCACGACCGATTTGCTTCTCCCTACATGGCCGCATCGCGCGGGATGATTACCGATATCATTCAACCATCGATGACGCGGGCGAGCATTTCGCTGGCGTTACGCAATACACTTCGCAAGAGTGAAACTCGTCCACCCAAGAAACACGGCCTGATCCCGCTGTAA
- the scpA gene encoding methylmalonyl-CoA mutase: MTAIPNFADVALKGDANTVGSPDDWNQSVGGDPQRLGWQTGEQIPIQALYSQKDLEDVDHLQTMPGFPPFLRGPYATMYVMRPWTVRQYAGFSTAKESNAFYRRNLAAGQKGLSIAFDLATHRGYDSDHPRVAGDVGMAGVAIDSIYDMRVLFDGIPLDQMSVSMTMNGAVLPVMALYIVAAEEQGVAPEKLAGTIQNDILKEFMVRNTYIYPPEPSIRIIADIFDYTSRKMPRFNSISISGYHMQEAGATADLELAYTLADGLEYVRTGLQADLDVDSFCPRLSFFWGIGMNYFMEVAKLRAARLIWAKLIKQFNPKNPKSLSLRTHSQTSGWSLVAQDVYNNVVRTCVEAMAATHGHTQSLHTNALDEAIALPTDFSARIARNTQLFLQQETDTCNVVDPWGGSYYVEKLTHDLAQRAWEHITEVDEAGGMTKAIQAGIPKMRIEEAAARTQARIDAGLQPVIGMNKYRLAQEDDLKVLSVDNTAVRQAQIESLKKLREDRNEGEVNAALAALRHAAEEGSGNLLECAVDAARVKATVGEMSDALESVYGRYEAPVQTVRGVYANETKGQDAVTRVQQLVEKFEEAEGRRPRILVAKMGQDGHDRGQKVIASAFADLGFDVDIGSLFRTPAETAKQAVENDVHVVGVSSLAAGHLTLVPELKQELEKLDRDDIMIVAGGVIPPQDYDALYAAGAAAVFGPGTVISDAAVSLLEKLADQLEIQLPGTADTAV; this comes from the coding sequence ATGACTGCGATACCGAATTTTGCCGACGTCGCTTTGAAGGGCGATGCGAACACCGTGGGATCCCCCGACGACTGGAATCAATCCGTCGGCGGCGATCCGCAACGCCTGGGCTGGCAAACCGGCGAACAGATTCCGATCCAAGCGTTGTATTCGCAAAAGGACTTGGAAGACGTCGACCACTTGCAGACGATGCCGGGATTCCCGCCGTTCTTGCGTGGCCCCTACGCGACGATGTACGTCATGCGGCCGTGGACCGTCCGCCAGTACGCAGGTTTCTCCACTGCCAAGGAGTCCAACGCATTTTATCGCCGCAACTTGGCCGCCGGCCAAAAGGGGCTGAGCATCGCGTTCGACTTGGCAACCCACCGTGGTTACGACAGCGATCACCCACGTGTCGCCGGCGATGTCGGCATGGCCGGCGTCGCGATCGACAGCATCTATGACATGCGAGTGCTTTTCGACGGCATTCCGCTGGATCAGATGAGCGTGTCGATGACGATGAACGGTGCCGTGTTGCCCGTGATGGCGTTGTACATCGTCGCCGCAGAAGAACAGGGCGTTGCACCGGAGAAACTGGCCGGCACGATCCAGAACGACATCCTGAAGGAGTTCATGGTTCGGAATACGTACATTTATCCGCCCGAACCCAGCATCCGCATTATCGCCGACATCTTTGACTACACCAGTCGCAAGATGCCGCGATTCAACAGCATCAGCATCAGCGGTTACCACATGCAGGAAGCCGGTGCGACGGCGGACCTGGAATTGGCGTACACGCTGGCCGATGGCCTGGAATACGTCCGCACCGGATTACAAGCCGACCTGGACGTCGATTCGTTCTGCCCCCGACTGTCGTTCTTCTGGGGCATCGGCATGAATTACTTCATGGAAGTCGCCAAGCTTCGTGCCGCGCGGTTGATTTGGGCCAAGCTGATCAAACAGTTCAATCCCAAGAACCCCAAGAGTTTGTCGCTGCGGACTCACAGCCAAACCAGCGGCTGGAGCTTGGTCGCACAAGACGTTTATAACAATGTCGTCCGTACCTGTGTCGAAGCAATGGCGGCCACCCACGGCCACACCCAATCGCTGCACACCAACGCGTTGGATGAAGCGATCGCGTTGCCGACCGATTTCTCCGCCCGGATCGCACGAAACACGCAGCTGTTCCTGCAACAGGAGACGGACACCTGCAACGTCGTCGATCCCTGGGGCGGCAGCTACTATGTCGAAAAACTGACGCATGATTTGGCCCAACGTGCTTGGGAACACATCACCGAAGTCGACGAAGCGGGCGGGATGACCAAAGCCATCCAAGCCGGCATTCCGAAAATGCGGATCGAAGAAGCCGCCGCTCGGACGCAGGCGCGGATTGATGCGGGACTGCAACCGGTGATCGGCATGAACAAGTATCGCTTGGCCCAAGAAGACGACTTGAAGGTGCTGAGCGTCGACAACACTGCCGTGCGACAGGCACAAATCGAAAGCTTGAAAAAGCTGCGTGAAGACCGTAACGAAGGTGAAGTCAACGCCGCCCTGGCCGCTTTGCGACACGCCGCCGAAGAAGGTTCGGGCAACTTGCTGGAATGTGCCGTCGATGCCGCTCGTGTCAAAGCGACCGTGGGCGAAATGAGCGATGCTTTGGAATCGGTATACGGCCGATACGAAGCGCCCGTGCAAACCGTCCGTGGCGTTTATGCCAACGAAACCAAGGGTCAGGATGCCGTGACGCGAGTCCAACAGTTGGTCGAAAAATTCGAAGAAGCCGAAGGACGTCGGCCGCGAATCCTGGTCGCCAAAATGGGACAAGACGGTCACGACCGCGGTCAAAAAGTGATCGCTTCGGCCTTTGCCGACCTTGGCTTCGATGTGGACATCGGTTCGCTGTTCCGTACCCCGGCCGAAACCGCCAAGCAGGCGGTTGAAAACGACGTCCACGTCGTGGGGGTCAGTTCGCTGGCCGCCGGTCACCTGACGTTGGTGCCGGAACTGAAGCAAGAACTGGAAAAGCTGGACCGTGACGACATTATGATCGTTGCCGGCGGGGTGATCCCGCCGCAAGATTACGATGCCCTGTATGCGGCCGGCGCCGCAGCGGTCTTCGGCCCCGGTACCGTGATCAGCGACGCCGCCGTTTCGTTGTTGGAAAAGCTGGCGGACCAGTTGGAAATCCAGCTTCCCGGTACGGCGGACACGGCGGTCTGA
- the meaB gene encoding methylmalonyl Co-A mutase-associated GTPase MeaB: MTDRPTANSKARARNRPTADDYFQGIRDRNLSMLARAFTLVESSSPRHLKVAEELLTRLMPLTGNALRIGITGAPGAGKSTFIEAFGLLLVRQGKRVAVLAVDPSSGVSGGSILGDKTRMTNLSSEKDAFIRPSPSAGTLGGVAHKTRECMLIAEAAGFDVILIETVGVGQSETMVADMTDCFLGLMLPGAGDELQGIKRGLLELVDVIAVNKADGKNKDAAELAARQYHNALDSITGRHFDDAPAILTCSARENLDIDKVWKAIEKRCRLRKDSGDFQRRRQQQNLRWLWSIVEDQLRHVMHTHPAVQAICNDVETNVLDGSMPPAAGARRLFSALNLDPSNL, translated from the coding sequence ATGACAGATCGACCGACCGCTAATTCCAAAGCACGTGCCCGCAATCGCCCCACCGCGGATGACTATTTCCAAGGCATCCGCGATCGCAACCTGTCGATGTTGGCGCGTGCATTTACCCTGGTCGAATCCAGCAGCCCACGGCACCTAAAGGTCGCCGAGGAATTGCTGACTCGGCTGATGCCCTTGACCGGAAATGCCTTGCGTATCGGTATCACCGGCGCACCCGGGGCGGGCAAAAGCACCTTCATCGAAGCGTTCGGATTGCTACTGGTACGTCAGGGCAAACGGGTCGCCGTGTTGGCGGTCGACCCGTCCAGCGGCGTCAGCGGTGGCAGCATCCTGGGCGACAAAACACGGATGACCAATCTGTCGTCGGAAAAAGACGCGTTCATTCGCCCATCGCCATCGGCGGGCACCCTGGGCGGTGTCGCCCACAAGACCCGCGAATGCATGCTGATCGCCGAAGCGGCTGGATTCGACGTGATCCTGATTGAAACCGTCGGCGTGGGGCAAAGCGAAACAATGGTCGCCGACATGACCGATTGTTTTTTGGGACTGATGTTGCCCGGTGCCGGTGACGAACTGCAGGGCATCAAGCGAGGCCTGTTGGAACTGGTCGATGTGATCGCCGTCAACAAAGCCGACGGGAAAAACAAGGACGCCGCAGAACTGGCGGCGCGGCAATACCACAACGCGCTGGATTCGATCACGGGACGACACTTCGATGACGCACCGGCCATTTTGACGTGCAGCGCGCGCGAAAATTTGGACATCGACAAGGTTTGGAAAGCGATCGAAAAGCGATGTCGTCTGCGAAAAGATTCGGGCGATTTCCAACGACGTCGACAACAACAAAACCTACGCTGGTTGTGGTCCATCGTCGAAGATCAGCTGCGTCACGTCATGCACACTCATCCGGCCGTACAAGCCATCTGCAACGACGTGGAAACGAACGTCTTGGACGGATCCATGCCACCGGCGGCTGGAGCACGACGTTTGTTTTCGGCTTTGAACCTTGATCCCAGCAACCTTTGA
- a CDS encoding biotin/lipoyl-containing protein translates to MKKMRITVGDKSYEVTVEHLEDDDAVAGAPQPAGPRPVSPVAPVQKAAAPSPKVTLAAGAITSPMAGVVLSVAVKENDSVDQNDVLLVLEAMKMENQIIAPAGAKVKAVHVKAGESVQEGQLLVELE, encoded by the coding sequence ATGAAAAAAATGCGAATCACTGTCGGTGACAAATCCTATGAAGTCACCGTCGAACACTTGGAAGACGACGATGCCGTTGCGGGTGCGCCACAACCGGCCGGCCCGCGACCGGTGTCGCCGGTTGCTCCGGTGCAAAAAGCTGCCGCGCCCAGCCCCAAAGTGACTTTGGCGGCCGGTGCAATCACCAGCCCGATGGCGGGCGTGGTCCTGTCGGTGGCCGTGAAGGAAAACGACAGCGTCGACCAAAACGATGTCTTGCTGGTATTGGAAGCGATGAAGATGGAAAACCAAATCATCGCGCCGGCCGGTGCCAAAGTAAAAGCCGTTCACGTCAAGGCGGGTGAATCGGTTCAGGAAGGCCAATTGTTGGTTGAACTGGAATAG
- a CDS encoding succinate CoA transferase, producing MSGAFPILSAAEAAELIDHGMLVAMSGFTPAGAAKAVPRAIADRAKILHEAGQPFRIRVLTGASTGKSLDDALAEADAVSWRAPYQSSRPLRQRINKGEVEFVDMHLSHLPQSVLFGHFGDIDVAVIEATDVTEDGKVYLSTSVGASPTFLMKAKKVIIELNRGQSKEIGKMADVVVPDTPPHRKSLALDHPLQRIGTRYAQVDPSKIVGIVENDQPDELGGFTASDELSSAIAGYVVQFLTEELAAGRIPKEFLPMQSGVGNVANAVTEGIGASTEIPDFYMYTEVLQPAPFRLLKSGRMKGASSCGLTLLPEQIQEISEDIEFYRDRIVLRPQEISNNPAIVRQLGIIAMNTALEVDFYGHVNSTHVCGQNIMNGIGGSGDFARNAYLSIFVCPSTAKDGKISTIVPMCSHVDHNEHSVEVIVTEQGLADLRGVAPAQRARLIIDNCAHPMYRDMLHRYIEKCKPGHIYHDLERSFDMHRNLMRHGDMLAGETSSVA from the coding sequence ATGTCCGGCGCTTTCCCCATTCTTAGCGCTGCCGAAGCGGCCGAATTGATCGACCATGGCATGCTGGTGGCAATGAGCGGGTTCACGCCCGCTGGTGCCGCCAAAGCCGTTCCACGCGCGATCGCCGACCGGGCCAAGATTTTGCATGAAGCCGGCCAGCCGTTTCGCATCCGTGTTTTGACCGGCGCCAGCACCGGTAAGAGCCTGGACGACGCATTGGCCGAAGCCGACGCGGTCAGTTGGCGTGCACCCTACCAATCGTCACGCCCGTTGCGACAACGCATCAACAAAGGCGAAGTCGAATTCGTCGACATGCACTTGTCCCACCTGCCCCAATCCGTCCTGTTCGGGCACTTCGGCGATATCGACGTTGCGGTGATCGAAGCCACCGACGTGACCGAAGACGGAAAAGTCTATCTGAGTACATCGGTGGGGGCATCGCCGACGTTTCTGATGAAGGCAAAGAAGGTCATCATCGAACTGAACCGTGGCCAGTCCAAAGAAATCGGCAAGATGGCCGATGTCGTGGTTCCCGATACACCGCCCCACCGCAAATCACTGGCCCTGGATCATCCGCTGCAGCGCATCGGAACCCGCTACGCCCAAGTCGATCCGTCCAAGATCGTGGGGATCGTCGAAAACGACCAGCCTGACGAATTGGGCGGTTTCACCGCATCGGACGAACTGAGCAGTGCGATCGCCGGCTATGTCGTCCAGTTCTTGACCGAAGAACTGGCCGCAGGGCGCATTCCCAAGGAATTCTTGCCGATGCAAAGTGGTGTCGGGAACGTCGCCAACGCGGTGACCGAGGGCATCGGTGCCAGTACGGAAATCCCCGATTTCTACATGTACACCGAGGTGCTACAGCCGGCGCCGTTCCGTTTGCTGAAAAGCGGCCGGATGAAGGGAGCCAGTTCTTGTGGTTTGACCCTGTTACCGGAACAGATCCAAGAGATTTCTGAAGACATCGAGTTCTATCGCGATCGAATCGTGCTTCGTCCTCAGGAAATCAGCAACAACCCGGCGATCGTCCGTCAGTTGGGCATCATCGCGATGAATACGGCGTTGGAAGTGGACTTTTATGGTCACGTGAATTCCACGCACGTTTGCGGTCAAAACATCATGAACGGTATCGGCGGCAGCGGTGATTTTGCCCGCAACGCCTACCTTTCGATCTTCGTGTGTCCGTCGACGGCAAAGGACGGCAAGATTTCGACGATTGTTCCGATGTGCAGCCATGTGGATCACAACGAACACAGCGTCGAAGTCATTGTGACCGAGCAAGGTCTAGCCGACTTGCGCGGCGTTGCACCGGCCCAGCGGGCACGATTGATCATCGATAACTGTGCCCATCCGATGTATCGCGACATGCTGCATCGCTACATCGAAAAGTGCAAACCGGGACACATCTATCACGATTTGGAACGCAGTTTCGATATGCACCGAAACCTGATGCGTCACGGCGATATGCTGGCAGGCGAAACCAGTTCGGTGGCTTAG
- a CDS encoding gamma carbonic anhydrase family protein: MGLIKTVRGFTPQFGENCFLADTAVVLGDVVMGNDCSVWFNTVVRGDVNSIRIGNRVNIQDGAVLHTLYQKSVIDIADNVSIGHNVCVHGAKIEQNCLIGINSVILDHSVIGEGSIIGAGSVVLQGTKVEPGSLYAGTPAKRIKDVDPEQAKEMIEKIAKNYLFYASWFKDEQEPGQD; the protein is encoded by the coding sequence ATGGGCCTTATCAAAACAGTGCGTGGTTTCACCCCACAATTTGGTGAAAATTGCTTCCTAGCGGACACCGCCGTGGTGCTGGGCGACGTCGTCATGGGCAATGACTGTTCGGTATGGTTCAACACGGTCGTTCGCGGCGATGTGAACTCGATCCGCATCGGCAATCGGGTGAACATCCAGGACGGCGCGGTGCTGCACACGCTGTATCAAAAATCGGTCATCGACATCGCGGACAACGTTTCGATCGGCCACAACGTCTGTGTGCATGGCGCCAAGATCGAACAGAACTGCTTGATCGGCATCAATTCGGTGATTCTGGATCACTCGGTGATCGGTGAAGGATCGATCATCGGTGCCGGTTCGGTTGTCTTGCAGGGAACCAAAGTCGAACCCGGCAGCCTGTACGCCGGTACCCCGGCCAAACGGATCAAAGATGTCGATCCGGAACAGGCCAAGGAGATGATTGAAAAGATCGCCAAGAACTATCTGTTCTACGCCAGTTGGTTCAAAGACGAACAAGAGCCCGGCCAAGACTAG
- a CDS encoding sodium ion-translocating decarboxylase subunit beta: MNAWDYLSAKAGQLLETTAFPSMQAGNLIMIVIGMIFIYLAIAKHYEPLLLVPIGFGIVVGNIPSVPGMPLSVYDEGSVLRYLYFGVERGVYPPLIFLGIGAMTDFSTMLSSPKLILLGASAQVGVFLTFLGAIAIGFDPNEAGAIGIIGGADGPTAIFLSSRLAPQLLGAIAIAAYSYMALVPVIQPPIMKLLTTKEERLIRMKPSRQVSTRERILFPIVAFIVCTMLAPGAIVLIGMLFFGNLLKECTVTDRLAATARAAMIDIVTVLLGFCVGASTSAPYFLKRESIMIFALGALAFAIATASGVLFAKLMNLFLKEKINPLIGAAGVSAVPDSARVVHMVGQEADPQNFLLMHAMAPNVAGVIGSAIAAGVLWSQLAS, encoded by the coding sequence ATGAACGCTTGGGACTACCTTTCGGCCAAAGCCGGCCAGTTGCTTGAAACCACCGCGTTTCCCAGCATGCAGGCGGGCAACCTGATCATGATCGTGATCGGGATGATCTTCATTTATTTGGCGATCGCCAAACACTACGAACCGCTGCTGCTGGTTCCAATCGGTTTCGGGATCGTCGTCGGCAATATCCCCAGTGTGCCCGGAATGCCGCTCAGCGTTTACGACGAAGGAAGCGTGCTGCGTTATCTGTACTTTGGGGTGGAAAGAGGGGTTTATCCACCGCTGATCTTCCTTGGCATCGGTGCGATGACCGACTTTTCGACGATGCTGTCCAGTCCCAAGTTGATCTTGCTAGGTGCATCAGCGCAAGTCGGTGTCTTTCTGACATTCTTGGGCGCCATCGCGATTGGGTTCGACCCGAACGAAGCCGGCGCGATCGGAATCATCGGTGGCGCCGACGGCCCCACCGCCATTTTCTTGTCCTCGCGTCTTGCCCCCCAACTACTCGGGGCCATCGCGATCGCCGCTTATTCGTACATGGCACTGGTTCCGGTGATCCAGCCGCCGATCATGAAATTGTTGACGACCAAAGAAGAACGGCTGATTCGCATGAAGCCGTCTCGTCAGGTTTCGACACGCGAGCGCATCCTGTTTCCCATCGTTGCGTTCATCGTTTGCACCATGTTGGCCCCAGGTGCCATCGTGCTGATCGGTATGCTGTTCTTCGGCAACTTATTGAAGGAATGCACCGTGACCGACCGTTTGGCGGCGACCGCTCGGGCCGCGATGATCGACATCGTGACCGTGTTGCTGGGATTCTGTGTCGGGGCCAGCACCAGCGCCCCGTACTTCCTGAAACGAGAATCAATCATGATTTTCGCCCTTGGCGCACTCGCGTTTGCCATCGCGACGGCCAGCGGCGTGCTGTTCGCAAAATTGATGAACTTGTTTTTGAAAGAAAAGATCAACCCATTGATCGGTGCGGCCGGCGTTTCGGCTGTGCCTGACTCGGCACGCGTCGTTCACATGGTCGGCCAAGAAGCCGATCCCCAAAACTTTTTGCTGATGCACGCCATGGCCCCCAACGTGGCCGGAGTCATCGGATCGGCTATCGCCGCCGGGGTCCTGTGGAGCCAACTGGCCAGCTGA
- a CDS encoding OadG family protein, whose amino-acid sequence MAPFPALFPLCGSVLQCCLAHPIVAMGWVMPIGLLQAAETTTGDAVPAIDGEAPSAMDTLFSDFGIPLAILGMVVVFMALIILMMVITAMPRLIALMEGKPGKSSAADAKTKSAAPPASDDGDDDELTPELIAVLTAAVAATERRPVRIVRTRRLTPSELAWTLEGRIRHHASHRLQPRNR is encoded by the coding sequence ATGGCCCCGTTTCCTGCCCTTTTCCCGCTGTGCGGGTCAGTGCTGCAATGCTGTTTGGCGCATCCCATCGTTGCGATGGGATGGGTGATGCCGATCGGTTTGCTGCAAGCCGCCGAAACAACGACCGGCGACGCCGTACCGGCGATCGACGGCGAAGCGCCATCGGCGATGGACACATTGTTTTCGGATTTTGGCATTCCGCTAGCCATTCTTGGGATGGTCGTCGTCTTCATGGCGTTGATCATTTTGATGATGGTCATCACGGCCATGCCACGGCTGATCGCCTTGATGGAAGGCAAGCCAGGCAAATCATCGGCCGCCGATGCAAAGACCAAATCGGCTGCTCCGCCCGCCTCCGACGATGGCGATGACGACGAGTTGACGCCGGAGTTGATTGCCGTGCTGACCGCCGCTGTTGCCGCGACCGAACGCCGCCCCGTACGCATTGTTCGGACCCGCCGTCTGACACCATCGGAATTGGCTTGGACGCTGGAAGGGCGAATCCGGCATCACGCATCGCACCGTCTGCAGCCACGAAATCGCTGA